A genomic stretch from Rhodomicrobium vannielii ATCC 17100 includes:
- the trbJ gene encoding P-type conjugative transfer protein TrbJ, with translation MKRQLKVAALALVAIACVSVVSVRQSRAQAVYCTNCASEITQLLNLARLVDQLGTQGNILQTNTNQFQTMTVNTTPLPSLEWGNGAANIQSVNTALASANSLSFAKSGLTAQFSQHYGTYDSYLTSPATSAAFADKYQQWSTNANASVLSTLEAGSLQSGQIGGDELALINRLKIQTGAVQGNLEALQTLAQVGLLNIEQLQKLRQLILADTSLKANAIQTEADQSASQQAAWRRFIKAPETIPTTGGARF, from the coding sequence ATGAAAAGGCAGCTTAAGGTGGCGGCGCTTGCGCTTGTAGCAATCGCTTGCGTGTCCGTCGTGAGTGTCCGGCAAAGCCGGGCCCAGGCGGTCTATTGCACCAATTGCGCGAGCGAAATCACGCAACTTTTAAATCTGGCGCGGCTCGTCGATCAGCTCGGCACGCAAGGCAATATTCTTCAGACGAACACCAACCAGTTCCAGACCATGACGGTGAACACGACGCCTTTGCCCTCGCTCGAATGGGGGAATGGAGCGGCGAACATCCAATCCGTCAACACGGCGCTGGCGAGCGCCAATTCGCTGTCATTCGCCAAGTCGGGGCTCACGGCGCAGTTTAGCCAGCACTATGGCACGTACGACAGCTACCTGACTTCGCCCGCGACGAGCGCAGCCTTTGCCGACAAATATCAGCAATGGTCTACCAACGCCAATGCGAGCGTGCTCTCGACGCTGGAAGCGGGTTCCCTTCAGTCGGGCCAGATTGGCGGCGACGAGCTCGCACTCATCAACCGCCTCAAGATCCAGACCGGTGCGGTGCAAGGCAATCTCGAGGCGCTACAGACGCTTGCTCAAGTAGGGCTTCTCAATATCGAGCAGTTGCAGAAGCTGCGCCAACTCATCCTGGCCGACACGAGCCTTAAGGCGAACGCCATCCAGACTGAGGCCGATCAGAGTGCCTCCCAACAGGCGGCCTGGCGGAGGTTCATAAAGGCTCCGGAAACTATCCCGACCACCGGCGGAGCGCGATTTTGA
- a CDS encoding transporter gives MLRLKQFRDRAKGTADLLNYASLIGDGLVLCKDGSLLAGFLYRGPDSQSATPAELNYVTSRINASLARLGSGFALWIDAVRLPAAAYPETDASHFPDPVTVAIDAERRGQFLSEGAHFETEYALLVAYTPPLRRTTKIADLIYDDDPKAEPESPGDRQIKIFERVLRDLEDGLSDILRLRRMKAYRVSDESGRSHLQDELINYVSFAVTGHLSPLNVPPCPMYCDAWLGGQELYGGDTPKIGEHFIAAVAIEGFPAESYPNMLARLETLAIAFRFSSRFIPLDAHESLGLLRAYRRKWRQWMRGFFAQVFRTEGGVVNEDAALMAAQAEDAITDASSALVAFGYYTPVLILMGENRDALLDEARLVARELRREGFASRVETVNTLEAFLGSLPAHTVPNVRRPLVHSLNLADLMPASSIWPGLPVCPSPLFPEGSPPLLYGATTGSTPFRLNLHVGDVGHTLIFGPTGAGKSTLLALIAAQFRRYRHARITVFDKGRSLFALAHAVGAQHYDLAGDTASPGLCPLGKLETASDVAFAEDWLATCYELQQGSAPTPRQKEEIHRAVRLMRETKSGEGRSLTDFIATVQDKDIRAALGTYTIEGALGHLLDARSDGIEPASFTVFEIEELMALGDKNLIPVLLYLFRHFERSLTGAPALLLLDEAWVMLGHPVFREKIREWLKVLRKANCAVVLATQSLSDAARSGILDVLLESCPTRILLPNEEADKGGSGAMPGPLDLYRLIGLNETEIALLKGAVKKRHYYYTSPEGRRLFELGLGPVALAFTAVSSREDVARVRALIEGHGQDWPRAWLAERGLDPNDILGPAEEGLNEKAA, from the coding sequence ATGCTGCGCCTGAAACAGTTCCGCGATCGCGCCAAAGGCACCGCCGATCTTCTGAATTATGCGAGCCTCATCGGCGATGGCCTTGTGCTCTGCAAGGACGGCTCGCTTTTGGCCGGCTTCCTCTATCGCGGCCCCGACAGCCAAAGTGCAACGCCCGCCGAGCTCAACTATGTGACAAGCCGCATCAATGCGAGCCTTGCGAGGCTCGGCAGCGGTTTTGCGCTCTGGATCGACGCCGTGCGCCTTCCAGCCGCCGCTTACCCGGAGACCGACGCCTCGCATTTTCCGGACCCTGTGACGGTCGCCATCGATGCCGAGCGGCGCGGTCAGTTCCTGAGCGAAGGCGCTCATTTCGAGACGGAATACGCGCTCCTCGTCGCCTACACGCCGCCGCTTCGCCGCACCACCAAGATCGCCGATCTCATCTATGACGACGATCCGAAAGCCGAGCCCGAAAGCCCCGGCGACCGTCAGATCAAGATCTTCGAGCGCGTGCTTCGCGATCTCGAAGACGGCCTGTCGGATATCTTGCGGTTACGACGCATGAAGGCCTACCGCGTGAGCGATGAAAGCGGGCGCTCTCATCTGCAAGACGAGCTCATCAACTATGTAAGCTTCGCCGTCACGGGGCATCTCAGCCCCCTCAACGTCCCGCCATGCCCGATGTATTGCGATGCCTGGCTCGGCGGCCAGGAGCTTTATGGCGGCGATACGCCGAAGATCGGCGAGCACTTCATCGCAGCGGTTGCGATCGAGGGCTTTCCCGCCGAATCCTATCCCAACATGCTCGCACGGCTCGAGACGCTCGCGATTGCGTTCCGCTTTTCCTCGCGCTTCATCCCGCTCGACGCCCATGAAAGCCTCGGGCTCCTTCGCGCGTACCGGCGCAAATGGCGGCAATGGATGCGGGGGTTCTTTGCGCAGGTATTCCGCACCGAAGGCGGCGTCGTGAATGAGGATGCTGCCCTGATGGCGGCGCAGGCCGAAGACGCCATCACCGACGCCAGTTCCGCCCTCGTCGCCTTTGGCTATTACACGCCGGTCCTGATCTTGATGGGCGAAAACAGGGACGCGCTTCTCGATGAGGCGCGCCTTGTGGCCCGCGAGCTTCGGCGCGAAGGCTTTGCGAGCCGCGTCGAGACGGTGAATACGCTCGAGGCCTTTCTCGGGAGCTTGCCGGCGCATACCGTGCCCAATGTGAGGCGGCCGCTCGTCCACAGTTTGAACCTCGCCGACCTCATGCCGGCATCCTCCATTTGGCCGGGACTTCCCGTCTGTCCAAGCCCGCTGTTCCCGGAAGGCTCGCCGCCGCTCCTTTACGGCGCCACCACCGGCTCGACGCCGTTCCGGCTCAATCTGCATGTGGGCGATGTCGGCCACACGCTGATCTTCGGGCCGACAGGTGCTGGCAAGTCGACGCTGCTCGCACTCATCGCCGCACAGTTCCGCCGCTACCGGCATGCCCGCATCACGGTCTTTGACAAGGGTCGTTCGCTGTTCGCTCTCGCTCATGCGGTCGGCGCGCAGCACTATGATCTGGCGGGAGACACGGCAAGCCCGGGCCTATGTCCGCTCGGCAAACTCGAGACGGCTTCGGATGTGGCGTTCGCCGAAGACTGGCTTGCCACCTGCTACGAGCTTCAGCAGGGGAGCGCACCGACACCGCGACAGAAAGAAGAAATCCATCGCGCGGTGCGGCTGATGCGCGAAACCAAAAGCGGCGAAGGCCGAAGCCTCACCGACTTCATCGCCACCGTCCAGGACAAGGACATCCGGGCGGCGCTTGGCACCTATACGATCGAAGGTGCGCTCGGCCATCTTCTCGATGCCAGGTCCGACGGTATCGAGCCGGCCTCATTCACGGTCTTCGAGATCGAAGAGCTGATGGCGCTCGGCGACAAGAATTTGATCCCGGTGCTTCTTTATCTCTTCCGCCATTTCGAGCGCTCGCTTACAGGCGCGCCCGCCCTTCTCCTTCTCGATGAGGCCTGGGTGATGCTGGGCCACCCTGTCTTTCGGGAAAAGATCCGCGAATGGCTGAAAGTGCTGCGCAAGGCCAATTGCGCGGTGGTGCTGGCGACCCAGAGCCTTTCGGACGCGGCGCGCTCCGGCATCCTCGATGTTCTCCTCGAATCCTGCCCGACCAGGATCCTTTTGCCGAACGAGGAAGCCGACAAGGGTGGCTCCGGCGCGATGCCCGGTCCCCTCGATCTTTACCGCCTGATCGGTCTGAACGAGACCGAGATCGCGCTCCTGAAGGGAGCAGTCAAGAAGCGGCACTACTACTACACGAGCCCCGAAGGACGGCGTCTCTTTGAACTGGGGCTCGGCCCGGTTGCCCTTGCCTTTACCGCCGTCTCATCCCGCGAGGACGTGGCCCGCGTGCGCGCGCTCATCGAGGGCCACGGACAAGACTGGCCGCGAGCCTGGCTCGCAGAGCGGGGCCTCGATCCCAACGACATTCTCGGACCAGCGGAGGAGGGGCTCAATGAAAAGGCAGCTTAA
- the trbB gene encoding P-type conjugative transfer ATPase TrbB — translation MAPYRSASEHAVRVGQKLERELGEQILGCLRDPEVIEIMLNPDGVLWVERTGHPMARLGEIPPHQAEAAMATIAALHKTTITRENPILECELPLDGSRFEGLIPPVVGAPSFCIRKRATRIFTLDDYVRAGTLSQRQRALIRAAALGHQNILIVGGTGSGKTTLVNAVIHLIGTELPGERLLILEDTPEIQCAAPNHVFKRTTEAIDLRRLLRSTMRYRPDRILVGEVRGGECLDLLKAWNTGHPGGVATVHANNAKGGLIRLENLVGEVTAAPMQKTIAAAVDLIIVIAKTAATKSGRQVQELLRVIDHDGSDYVTEAEE, via the coding sequence ATGGCCCCTTATCGTTCCGCGTCCGAACACGCTGTCCGCGTCGGCCAGAAGCTCGAACGCGAGCTTGGCGAACAGATTCTCGGCTGTCTTCGAGACCCGGAGGTCATCGAGATCATGCTGAACCCCGATGGTGTCCTCTGGGTCGAGCGTACTGGGCACCCCATGGCGCGCCTTGGCGAGATACCCCCGCATCAAGCCGAGGCCGCCATGGCAACCATTGCGGCGCTTCACAAGACCACCATCACGCGCGAGAACCCGATCCTTGAATGCGAGCTGCCGCTCGACGGGAGCCGCTTCGAAGGACTGATCCCGCCCGTGGTCGGGGCCCCAAGCTTTTGCATCAGGAAACGCGCCACCCGCATCTTCACCCTCGACGATTATGTGCGCGCCGGGACCCTGAGCCAGCGCCAGCGGGCCTTGATCCGGGCAGCAGCGCTCGGTCACCAGAACATCCTCATTGTTGGCGGCACCGGCTCTGGCAAGACGACGCTCGTCAACGCCGTCATCCATCTGATCGGCACCGAACTTCCCGGCGAGCGTTTGCTGATCCTCGAGGACACGCCCGAAATCCAGTGTGCCGCGCCCAATCACGTCTTCAAGCGCACCACCGAAGCAATCGATTTGCGGCGGCTTCTCCGCTCGACCATGCGCTACAGGCCGGACCGGATTCTCGTCGGCGAAGTGAGGGGCGGCGAGTGCCTCGATCTGTTGAAGGCCTGGAACACCGGCCATCCTGGCGGCGTCGCGACCGTTCACGCCAATAACGCGAAGGGTGGCCTCATCCGCCTCGAAAACCTCGTCGGCGAAGTCACCGCGGCCCCCATGCAAAAGACGATCGCTGCCGCCGTCGACCTCATCATTGTTATTGCGAAGACAGCCGCCACCAAATCCGGCCGCCAAGTGCAGGAGCTTCTGCGCGTCATCGATCACGATGGCAGCGATTACGTCACCGAAGCCGAGGAGTAA
- the tnpB gene encoding IS66 family insertion sequence element accessory protein TnpB (TnpB, as the term is used for proteins encoded by IS66 family insertion elements, is considered an accessory protein, since TnpC, encoded by a neighboring gene, is a DDE family transposase.) codes for MIFGAIPPRIYIATRPVDFRKGMDGLAATVQEVLKLDPFCGAAFIFRSKRADRIKILIWDGSGLILIYKRLEDAKFRWPRIEDGVMRLSPAQASALFEGLDWARVRAVRRARPQAVQ; via the coding sequence GTGATTTTCGGCGCCATTCCACCTCGGATTTACATCGCGACGCGGCCTGTCGATTTCAGGAAAGGCATGGATGGGCTTGCGGCCACGGTTCAGGAGGTCTTGAAGCTCGATCCGTTTTGCGGCGCTGCCTTCATCTTCCGCTCCAAGCGGGCGGACCGGATCAAGATTTTGATCTGGGATGGCTCGGGGCTGATCCTGATCTACAAGCGGCTCGAGGATGCGAAGTTCCGCTGGCCAAGGATCGAGGACGGGGTCATGCGTCTGTCGCCTGCGCAAGCGTCCGCCTTGTTCGAGGGCTTGGACTGGGCCCGGGTCCGTGCGGTTCGAAGGGCGCGTCCTCAGGCGGTGCAATAA
- the trbL gene encoding P-type conjugative transfer protein TrbL, with protein MRRLPPRTPPRASRSPLGSSPAIGAGWALIGVALGVLVVSIISASPAAAAEPTTNALDGIVRLYQQNAQKWEATLATYAQTLFWLLAAIEMSYAAIRLAFRGADVSQWMAELVNQILFIGFFLALLVNSSAWAAAIVNSFRTAANEAVQASGGTSLIAPSDIFAIGLSMANKVLDQSSIWSPGSSVGLIIFALVLLICFALIAAFLVLALVESYVVISAGILFMGFGGSRWTKDYALKMVTYALSVGAKLFVLQLLIGLGQQIFNALLQNFETNTSDLLVSVGSAIVMLALTKIIPDMIQGLINGTQVSGGGALAGVAAGAAGVGWGAFKGGIGAGMVAARSSALASEQMQDARTSGSFGPGRVVRMAGNTAMAAGDTLGMRLSGRIHYGTWAGQMAEALKERTVDRQAARSASEPAQPQGSVTGGGQPAQPSQAAQQSQTAKPPKKP; from the coding sequence ATGAGGCGGCTCCCGCCAAGAACGCCGCCGAGAGCGTCTCGCTCTCCTCTTGGCTCATCGCCTGCGATCGGAGCGGGATGGGCGCTGATCGGTGTTGCCCTTGGCGTTCTTGTCGTCAGTATCATTTCAGCAAGCCCGGCCGCGGCGGCGGAGCCCACGACCAACGCGCTCGATGGGATCGTGCGGCTCTACCAGCAAAACGCGCAGAAATGGGAAGCGACGCTTGCGACTTACGCGCAAACGCTGTTCTGGCTGCTTGCGGCCATCGAGATGTCCTATGCCGCCATCCGGCTTGCCTTTCGCGGCGCCGATGTCAGCCAATGGATGGCCGAACTCGTCAACCAGATCCTGTTCATCGGCTTTTTCCTGGCGCTGCTGGTCAATTCGAGCGCCTGGGCGGCGGCGATCGTCAACAGCTTCAGGACCGCCGCCAATGAGGCCGTGCAGGCCTCGGGCGGCACGAGCTTGATCGCGCCGTCGGACATTTTTGCAATCGGGCTCAGCATGGCCAACAAGGTGCTCGACCAATCGAGCATCTGGAGCCCCGGCTCGAGCGTGGGTCTCATCATCTTCGCGCTTGTTCTCCTTATATGCTTCGCCCTCATCGCCGCTTTTCTGGTGCTGGCGCTCGTCGAATCCTACGTCGTCATCTCGGCCGGCATCCTGTTCATGGGCTTCGGCGGATCGCGCTGGACCAAGGATTACGCGCTGAAAATGGTCACCTACGCGCTGAGCGTCGGCGCGAAGCTGTTCGTGCTGCAGCTCCTGATCGGGCTTGGCCAGCAAATCTTCAATGCGCTCCTCCAGAATTTCGAGACAAATACGTCCGATCTTCTCGTCTCGGTCGGCTCGGCCATCGTCATGCTGGCGCTCACCAAAATCATTCCCGACATGATCCAGGGCCTCATCAATGGCACGCAAGTGAGCGGCGGCGGCGCACTCGCCGGTGTTGCCGCAGGCGCTGCCGGCGTTGGTTGGGGCGCGTTCAAGGGCGGCATTGGCGCTGGCATGGTGGCAGCCCGAAGCTCGGCGCTTGCGAGCGAGCAAATGCAAGATGCACGCACGTCGGGCAGCTTCGGACCAGGCAGGGTGGTTCGCATGGCCGGCAATACCGCCATGGCCGCCGGCGATACGCTTGGCATGCGGCTTAGCGGGCGCATCCATTACGGCACCTGGGCCGGGCAGATGGCCGAGGCTTTGAAAGAACGAACCGTCGACCGGCAGGCGGCGAGAAGC
- the tnpA gene encoding IS66-like element accessory protein TnpA, giving the protein MSNPGRSPITELASCARADTFQRIEVITGVARRRSWPSDVKAAIVQETLEDGVGVSEVARRHGVAASQLFKWRREAGLRSRPPKPEPVTFAPLLIEKKDAPQPEHKEEAPPSGLIELELAGGRARIPVTAGREVILAIIDGLSMRRR; this is encoded by the coding sequence ATGTCTAATCCTGGTCGTAGTCCTATCACGGAGCTTGCGTCGTGCGCGCGGGCCGACACGTTCCAGCGCATTGAGGTGATCACCGGCGTTGCCCGGCGACGGTCGTGGCCGTCCGATGTGAAGGCGGCGATCGTGCAGGAAACGCTTGAGGACGGGGTCGGCGTTTCCGAGGTTGCGCGCCGACACGGCGTGGCTGCGAGCCAGCTTTTCAAATGGCGCCGTGAAGCGGGGCTCAGATCGCGACCGCCCAAACCAGAGCCGGTGACGTTTGCCCCTTTGCTGATCGAGAAAAAGGATGCGCCTCAGCCTGAGCATAAAGAAGAGGCACCGCCATCCGGGCTGATCGAACTCGAACTCGCAGGGGGACGGGCGCGGATCCCGGTGACGGCCGGCCGCGAGGTTATCCTGGCAATTATCGACGGGCTTTCGATGAGGCGGCGGTGA
- a CDS encoding helix-turn-helix transcriptional regulator, with the protein MPDKSLSSETSPAEPRKRKRALPVLAKKRAPDSQPEREIFARNLRRARIDASLSQRELAAVTGIAQAHISELENAMHNVCIDTMVKLAQAVKKPLFQMFQP; encoded by the coding sequence ATGCCCGATAAGAGCCTGTCCTCTGAAACAAGCCCCGCCGAACCGCGCAAGCGGAAGCGGGCGTTACCGGTCCTCGCCAAGAAGAGGGCGCCAGACAGCCAGCCGGAACGGGAGATATTTGCGAGGAATTTGCGCAGGGCTCGCATCGATGCGAGCCTGAGCCAGCGCGAGCTCGCCGCGGTCACGGGCATTGCCCAGGCTCATATTTCCGAGCTGGAAAACGCGATGCACAATGTCTGCATCGACACCATGGTCAAGCTTGCCCAGGCCGTGAAGAAGCCGCTGTTCCAGATGTTTCAGCCTTAG
- a CDS encoding TrbC/VirB2 family protein → MKQAQRDFTGFWSLALPALLVLLIAFPEHALASSTGSGLQWETPLQKVRDSITGPVAYAVSLMGIVVTGAILVFGGEINEFVRRVIMLVLVVSLMVFATDLLSTLFSAGAVI, encoded by the coding sequence ATGAAACAAGCCCAACGCGATTTCACTGGATTTTGGAGCCTCGCGCTGCCGGCGCTGCTTGTTCTCCTGATCGCCTTTCCCGAGCACGCGCTCGCGTCTTCGACCGGCAGCGGGCTCCAATGGGAAACGCCTCTGCAAAAGGTCCGCGACAGCATCACGGGCCCCGTCGCCTATGCCGTCTCGCTGATGGGCATCGTGGTGACGGGCGCCATTCTCGTCTTTGGCGGCGAGATCAATGAATTCGTGCGCCGCGTCATCATGCTCGTGCTCGTCGTCTCGCTCATGGTGTTTGCCACCGACCTCTTGAGCACGCTTTTCAGCGCCGGGGCGGTGATCTGA
- the trbD gene encoding conjugal transfer protein TrbD: protein MGALRRSPLYRALHRPNLFLGGEREPVLMTAIICAGLAVSSLNLIAITIGVGLWLVLIGVFRMMAKADPFMTRVYLRQLRYGAYFTARSRGSRLD from the coding sequence ATGGGCGCACTTCGACGCTCTCCGCTCTATCGCGCCCTGCACCGGCCGAACCTCTTCCTCGGCGGGGAGCGCGAGCCCGTGCTGATGACCGCGATCATCTGCGCAGGCCTCGCCGTATCGAGCCTCAATCTCATCGCGATTACGATCGGCGTCGGCCTCTGGCTCGTCTTGATCGGCGTATTCCGCATGATGGCGAAGGCCGACCCGTTCATGACCAGGGTCTATCTGCGGCAACTCCGCTACGGCGCTTATTTTACGGCGCGGTCGCGCGGCTCAAGGCTGGATTAG
- the tnpC gene encoding IS66 family transposase, with protein MIAATDQLPDDIGVLKALVAHWAEQASAKDAALAEKDAELARVQGANARLWETLRQLRRAQFGRKSEKLDPDQLSLAMEETEQAIAETGATDETSNATLKASRKGPRSVNRGALPSHLPREEIVIEPESTACPCCGGAMHVMGEDRSERLDVIPAQFKVIVTRRPKYACRACEGAVVQARAPTRLIEAGIPTEALVAHVLTAKYADHCPLYRQAQIYRRQGVDLDRSTLADWVGKAAALLAPLQTRLFEILKTSPKLFADETRCPVLDPGRKRVKLGQLWAYARDDRPWGGSDPPAVVYCYAPGRGSEHVKSHLAGFSGILQVDGYSAYKDLASNRPASAPLILSFCWTHLRRRFYEIAVGGNAPLADAALAQIAALYKIEETIRGQSAEARRKVRQAKSMPLLDRFKSWFEKTLSLVPGGSKMAKAIRYALHHWDGLILFANDGRIEMDTNTVERSIRPLALNRKNALFAGHDRGAEHWGIVASLIETAKLNGVDPQAWLASILSRLVNGWPMRKIDELMPWAFAVHQKAAPVV; from the coding sequence ATGATTGCAGCTACGGATCAGCTCCCTGACGATATCGGCGTCCTGAAAGCTCTGGTGGCGCACTGGGCGGAACAAGCGTCGGCGAAAGACGCAGCGCTCGCCGAAAAGGACGCCGAACTGGCCCGCGTTCAGGGCGCCAATGCGAGATTGTGGGAGACGCTGCGCCAGCTGCGTCGCGCGCAGTTCGGCCGCAAATCGGAGAAGCTCGATCCCGATCAGTTGAGCCTCGCCATGGAGGAGACCGAGCAGGCGATCGCCGAAACGGGTGCCACGGATGAGACCTCGAACGCGACGCTGAAAGCGTCGCGCAAAGGACCCCGCTCTGTCAATCGCGGGGCGCTGCCCTCCCATCTGCCGCGGGAGGAGATCGTCATCGAACCGGAAAGCACAGCTTGTCCGTGTTGTGGCGGTGCCATGCATGTCATGGGCGAGGATCGCTCGGAGCGGCTGGACGTGATCCCGGCCCAGTTCAAAGTGATCGTGACGCGCCGGCCGAAATATGCCTGCCGGGCCTGCGAAGGCGCTGTGGTTCAGGCTCGGGCGCCAACGCGTCTGATCGAGGCCGGCATCCCGACCGAGGCACTGGTCGCTCACGTTCTGACCGCGAAATATGCCGATCACTGTCCGCTGTATCGGCAGGCGCAAATCTATCGCCGCCAGGGCGTCGATCTCGATCGCTCCACGCTCGCTGACTGGGTCGGCAAAGCGGCGGCGCTTCTGGCGCCGCTTCAGACGCGCCTGTTCGAGATCCTGAAAACCTCGCCGAAACTGTTCGCCGACGAGACGCGCTGCCCCGTCCTGGATCCGGGACGAAAGCGCGTGAAGCTCGGCCAGCTCTGGGCTTACGCCCGCGACGACAGGCCCTGGGGCGGCTCCGATCCGCCCGCCGTTGTCTACTGCTATGCGCCAGGCCGCGGATCGGAGCATGTGAAAAGCCATCTCGCAGGCTTCAGCGGGATCCTGCAGGTCGATGGCTATAGCGCCTACAAGGACCTCGCGAGCAACCGGCCAGCGTCGGCACCGCTCATCCTGTCCTTCTGCTGGACGCACCTGAGGAGGCGGTTCTATGAAATCGCTGTGGGCGGCAACGCGCCGCTCGCCGACGCCGCGCTCGCGCAGATCGCAGCGCTTTACAAAATCGAGGAAACCATCCGTGGCCAGAGCGCCGAAGCGCGCCGCAAGGTCCGACAGGCCAAGAGCATGCCGCTACTCGATCGTTTCAAGTCCTGGTTTGAAAAGACCCTCTCCCTCGTTCCCGGCGGCTCCAAAATGGCCAAGGCCATCCGCTATGCTCTCCACCATTGGGACGGCCTCATCCTGTTCGCGAACGACGGGCGCATCGAGATGGACACCAACACCGTCGAGCGTTCCATCAGGCCCTTGGCTCTGAACAGGAAAAACGCACTCTTCGCCGGCCACGACCGCGGAGCAGAGCATTGGGGAATCGTCGCTTCGCTCATTGAAACGGCCAAACTCAATGGCGTCGATCCACAGGCCTGGCTCGCCAGCATTCTCTCACGCCTCGTCAATGGCTGGCCGATGCGCAAAATCGATGAACTCATGCCCTGGGCCTTTGCCGTTCACCAAAAGGCTGCTCCCGTGGTCTGA